The Flavobacterium piscisymbiosum genome includes a region encoding these proteins:
- a CDS encoding DUF3347 domain-containing protein, with protein MKSIQKGLMAITILLSVIVYGAPIKNAKTVNTKIYGNCLMCKTAIEKSGNIKNIASVNWDENTKIAAITYDQKKTNQDEILKRIALAGYDSEQFLAPADAYAKLPQCCQYERTNKTAAAIKESKMDMAKMDHSQHTAAVFPDTQQDSPFKTIFNNYFELKDALVKTDAKTTAIKSKELLTAINAVKMDNLKPKEHTAWMNVMKSLATDAKNISETQDIKEQRESFKSLSKNTYDLIKSTNQPQPVYYNHCPMVDANWLSKESGIKNPYYGSQMLSCGSTIETIK; from the coding sequence ATGAAATCAATTCAAAAAGGATTGATGGCAATTACAATATTGCTATCAGTCATAGTGTATGGCGCACCTATAAAAAATGCCAAAACCGTAAACACAAAAATTTATGGTAATTGTCTAATGTGCAAAACTGCTATTGAAAAATCTGGAAACATCAAAAATATCGCTTCGGTAAACTGGGATGAGAACACCAAAATTGCGGCCATTACCTACGACCAGAAGAAAACAAATCAGGATGAGATCCTAAAGCGAATTGCGTTAGCGGGATATGACAGTGAGCAGTTCCTAGCTCCTGCCGATGCATATGCAAAACTTCCTCAATGCTGCCAATACGAAAGAACAAATAAGACAGCTGCTGCAATAAAAGAATCAAAAATGGATATGGCGAAGATGGATCATTCCCAGCATACAGCCGCAGTTTTCCCAGATACTCAGCAAGACAGTCCATTTAAAACAATTTTCAATAACTACTTTGAGCTAAAAGATGCTTTGGTGAAAACAGATGCCAAGACTACTGCAATCAAATCTAAAGAGCTTCTTACTGCAATCAATGCCGTTAAAATGGACAACCTAAAGCCAAAAGAACATACGGCATGGATGAATGTAATGAAAAGTTTAGCTACAGATGCAAAAAACATTTCTGAAACCCAAGATATTAAGGAACAAAGAGAATCTTTTAAAAGCTTATCTAAAAACACTTACGATCTTATAAAATCTACCAATCAGCCACAACCGGTTTATTATAATCATTGCCCAATGGTTGATGCGAATTGGCTCAGTAAAGAAAGTGGTATCAAAAATCCGTATTACGGTTCCCAGATGCTAAGCTGTGGATCAACTATAGAAACAATCAAATAA
- the istB gene encoding IS21-like element helper ATPase IstB: MNESTVTKMKQMKLYGMFNAFKTAIESGKTDHYTLDQFVSMIIDAEWDERYNRRIERSITNAKFHYKSNIESINFDVSRNLDRNMVLRLAECEFIEKNENILITGSTGVGKSYLGTALGYQACIQGFKVSYFNTSKLFARLKMAKADGTYLRELTKIQRQDVIILDDFGLQALDSHNRITLLEIIEDRHNNGSIIVTSQIPVQGWYDIIGEKTIADAILDRLIHQSHRLELHGESMRKKRGINKE, encoded by the coding sequence ATGAATGAATCCACAGTAACCAAAATGAAACAAATGAAGCTTTATGGCATGTTTAATGCTTTTAAAACAGCCATTGAAAGCGGAAAAACAGATCATTATACCCTTGACCAGTTTGTATCGATGATTATTGATGCAGAATGGGATGAAAGGTACAATCGTCGTATTGAACGAAGTATCACTAATGCCAAATTCCATTACAAATCAAATATTGAAAGTATCAATTTTGATGTATCACGTAATCTGGACAGAAACATGGTACTGCGTCTGGCAGAATGCGAATTTATAGAGAAAAATGAAAACATTTTAATCACTGGAAGTACCGGGGTCGGTAAAAGTTATTTAGGTACCGCATTAGGTTATCAAGCCTGTATACAGGGTTTTAAGGTAAGTTATTTTAATACCTCAAAATTGTTTGCTAGACTAAAAATGGCTAAAGCAGATGGCACTTATCTGCGGGAACTTACCAAAATACAAAGACAGGATGTTATAATACTTGATGATTTTGGACTCCAGGCACTTGACAGCCATAACCGAATTACTCTTTTAGAGATCATAGAGGACAGGCATAATAACGGCTCTATAATCGTGACATCACAAATCCCAGTTCAGGGCTGGTATGATATAATTGGAGAAAAAACGATAGCCGATGCAATATTAGACAGACTTATACACCAATCTCACAGGCTTGAATTACATGGAGAATCGATGAGAAAGAAAAGAGGAATAAACAAAGAGTGA
- a CDS encoding DUF3347 domain-containing protein, whose translation MKKIIFSTLIMAIVFTACNSKNKETAAPEASETAQSDSQLYACSMHPEVTGKKGDKCSKCGMELTEPVKQTTEKNAEVKTTQAAQATFSINEIVSNYLTLKNALTKDDTKGAANAGQALYAIFNNVNPNSIDAKLKTEYLDIADDAKEHAEHIGANDGNIEHQREHFAMLSKDMNDLIKSFKSEQKLYQDFCPMYDGGKGAIWISETKEIKNPYQGKKMLSCGSMKKEL comes from the coding sequence ATGAAAAAAATAATTTTCTCGACCCTTATAATGGCAATTGTATTTACAGCCTGTAATTCAAAAAACAAAGAAACTGCAGCTCCTGAAGCTTCTGAGACAGCTCAGAGTGATTCACAATTGTATGCCTGTTCCATGCATCCTGAGGTTACAGGAAAAAAAGGAGACAAATGTTCCAAATGCGGAATGGAATTAACCGAACCAGTAAAGCAAACTACTGAAAAAAACGCAGAAGTAAAAACAACCCAAGCAGCTCAAGCAACATTTTCTATAAACGAAATTGTGAGCAATTATCTGACTCTAAAAAATGCATTAACAAAAGATGATACAAAAGGAGCTGCAAATGCCGGACAAGCATTGTATGCAATCTTTAATAATGTAAATCCCAATTCAATAGATGCGAAATTAAAGACAGAATATCTAGATATTGCTGATGATGCTAAAGAACACGCAGAACATATTGGAGCTAACGATGGAAATATCGAACACCAAAGAGAGCATTTCGCCATGTTAAGTAAAGACATGAATGATTTGATAAAATCTTTTAAATCAGAGCAAAAATTGTATCAAGATTTTTGCCCTATGTATGATGGTGGGAAAGGAGCTATTTGGATAAGCGAAACCAAGGAAATCAAGAATCCATATCAAGGAAAAAAAATGTTAAGCTGTGGTTCTATGAAAAAAGAACTGTAA
- a CDS encoding DUF3347 domain-containing protein, protein MKNVILSAIVMVFVMVSGNAQSKKTETKFSTEQIVANYLALKNALAKDDTNGAAKAGKALYATFKSVNVKSIDPKSKAAYLDIADDAKEHAEHIGANGGNIEHQREHFALLSKDVNDLIKTFGAPKTLYQDSCPMYDGGKGAIWISETKEIKNPYYGSKMLTCGSMKKQL, encoded by the coding sequence ATGAAAAATGTAATTCTTTCAGCCATAGTTATGGTATTTGTAATGGTTTCAGGTAATGCACAAAGCAAAAAAACAGAAACTAAATTTTCAACTGAACAAATTGTAGCAAATTATTTAGCATTAAAAAATGCACTTGCAAAAGATGACACCAACGGAGCTGCTAAAGCTGGAAAAGCACTATATGCGACTTTCAAAAGCGTAAATGTAAAATCGATAGATCCAAAATCCAAAGCAGCATATCTTGATATAGCCGACGATGCCAAAGAGCATGCAGAACATATTGGGGCTAATGGTGGTAATATTGAGCATCAAAGAGAGCATTTTGCCCTACTGAGTAAAGACGTAAATGATTTGATCAAAACTTTTGGAGCTCCAAAAACACTATATCAGGATTCTTGTCCTATGTATGATGGTGGAAAAGGAGCTATCTGGATTAGTGAAACAAAAGAGATAAAAAACCCTTACTATGGTTCAAAAATGCTTACCTGCGGTTCAATGAAAAAACAATTGTAA
- a CDS encoding efflux RND transporter permease subunit, translating into MVHKLIEWSLRNRYIVLLLSAGIFVWGIISIQKNPIDAIPDLSENQVIVFTEWMGRAPQLVEDQITYPLVTNLQGLPKIKYVRAASMFGMSFIYVIFEDDVDVYWARSRVLERLSTISSTLPKGVAPQLGPDGTGVGHILWYTLEAPGIDLGEQRALQDWYVKFALQNVPGVSEIASFGGFQKEYQVTIDPNKLLYYKLSVPEVISAVRANNNESGGRKFDMSDIGYIIKTSGYLKSIKEIEDIPLKNQNGIPIKVSDIGTVQMSGETRLGIFDHNGTGEVVGGIVVMRYGENADAVIDNVKEKMKEVAKGLPKGVKFNIVYDRGHLIKESIDSVKRTLIEEMLVVSLIVIIFLFHWRSALSIIIQIPITIAASFILLNAFDISSNIMSLTGIALAIGVIVDNGIIMSENAYQHLSQRYAQWESEQKNETNSDEKN; encoded by the coding sequence ATGGTACACAAATTAATAGAATGGTCGCTGCGAAACCGTTATATCGTTTTACTATTATCGGCAGGAATATTTGTATGGGGTATCATCTCCATTCAAAAAAACCCTATTGATGCTATTCCCGATTTATCTGAAAATCAGGTAATCGTTTTTACAGAATGGATGGGACGTGCCCCACAGCTCGTTGAAGACCAGATCACATATCCCTTGGTTACCAACCTTCAGGGATTACCCAAAATTAAATATGTAAGAGCTGCTTCCATGTTTGGTATGAGTTTTATCTATGTCATTTTTGAAGATGATGTTGATGTATATTGGGCAAGATCAAGAGTACTGGAAAGGCTCAGTACTATTAGCAGCACCCTGCCCAAAGGAGTTGCCCCGCAATTAGGACCCGATGGAACTGGGGTTGGGCATATACTCTGGTATACTTTGGAGGCACCCGGTATTGACCTTGGCGAACAAAGAGCCCTACAGGACTGGTACGTCAAGTTTGCTTTGCAAAATGTTCCCGGAGTGAGTGAAATTGCTTCTTTTGGAGGATTTCAAAAAGAATACCAGGTTACCATTGATCCAAACAAACTACTATATTATAAGCTGTCTGTCCCGGAGGTTATAAGTGCTGTACGTGCCAATAATAATGAAAGTGGCGGAAGAAAATTCGACATGAGTGATATTGGCTATATCATTAAGACATCCGGTTATCTGAAATCTATCAAAGAGATTGAGGATATTCCACTTAAAAACCAAAATGGCATTCCTATAAAAGTCAGCGATATAGGAACTGTTCAGATGAGCGGGGAAACCCGATTGGGAATCTTTGATCATAATGGTACTGGTGAAGTCGTTGGCGGTATAGTAGTAATGCGTTATGGTGAAAACGCAGATGCTGTAATTGACAATGTGAAAGAAAAAATGAAAGAAGTTGCTAAAGGGCTTCCAAAAGGGGTAAAATTCAATATTGTATATGACCGGGGACATCTGATTAAAGAATCTATTGATTCGGTTAAGCGTACCTTAATTGAAGAAATGCTTGTAGTGTCGCTTATAGTTATTATTTTTCTTTTTCACTGGCGTAGCGCACTAAGTATTATCATCCAGATACCAATTACAATTGCAGCAAGTTTCATACTGCTCAATGCTTTTGACATATCATCCAATATTATGTCCCTTACCGGTATCGCACTTGCCATTGGAGTAATAGTTGACAACGGTATTATTATGAGTGAAAATGCCTACCAGCATCTCTCACAACGGTATGCGCAATGGGAATCTGAACAAAAAAATGAAACAAACTCTGATGAAAAGAATTAA
- a CDS encoding heme-binding domain-containing protein, with amino-acid sequence MKRFIGKILFIGLIIFLLMQLYQPARNSDYGQVLPIHISKVYTIPQNVQTILENSCYDCHSNATRYPWYSYIQPARSFMEGHIKEGKENLNFSQWGSYSKRKQENKLDRIAKQIKANEMPLASYTLIHKNAVLNTVQKEQLLNWIEKVRDSLAQIN; translated from the coding sequence ATGAAACGATTCATCGGAAAGATTCTTTTTATTGGGTTAATTATTTTTCTACTGATGCAATTGTATCAGCCTGCCCGAAATTCCGATTACGGGCAGGTTTTACCAATTCATATTTCCAAGGTGTACACCATTCCACAAAATGTGCAAACAATCCTTGAAAACTCCTGCTATGACTGCCATAGCAATGCCACGAGATATCCATGGTATTCCTATATACAGCCAGCACGCAGCTTTATGGAAGGGCATATCAAAGAAGGAAAAGAAAATTTGAATTTTAGCCAATGGGGAAGTTATTCCAAACGAAAACAGGAAAATAAATTAGACCGAATTGCCAAGCAGATAAAAGCCAACGAAATGCCTTTGGCTTCCTATACGCTGATCCATAAAAATGCAGTGCTGAATACAGTTCAGAAAGAACAGCTGCTCAATTGGATTGAAAAAGTAAGAGATAGTCTTGCACAAATAAATTAA
- a CDS encoding DUF6660 family protein, giving the protein MKFINLILSVIILALSCMPCNDIDDGSDSHMSTEFSSRNDTRDKQIELCSPFCACNYCSTHVFIYFAVTALYLLIVTRVIKISLPTYKSISSSNFFGSIWQPPQII; this is encoded by the coding sequence TTGAAATTTATAAACCTCATATTATCAGTTATCATTCTGGCACTTTCCTGTATGCCATGTAACGATATTGATGATGGGTCTGACTCTCATATGTCAACCGAATTTTCTTCAAGAAATGATACACGTGATAAACAAATCGAGTTATGTTCTCCTTTTTGTGCTTGTAATTACTGTAGCACGCATGTATTTATTTATTTTGCTGTAACGGCACTTTATTTACTAATAGTTACTCGTGTTATCAAAATATCTTTACCTACTTATAAGTCAATATCGTCTTCCAATTTCTTCGGAAGTATATGGCAACCGCCACAAATAATATAA
- a CDS encoding efflux RND transporter permease subunit produces MLDKIIAFSIKNKIIIAMMTLALVIAGIYSAVKLPIDVIPDISNNQVQVITLAPSMGAQEVEQYITAPIELATGNIPNVTEKRSISRSGLSVVTLVFKDETDVYWARQQVGAQLKEVEGQITKDMGEPMLAPITTGLGEIYHYVIHTKPGYEKKYSATDLRTIQDWIVKRQMAGVEGLAEVSGWGGYIKQYEIALDNDRLNAMNITISEIYEALEKNNANTGGSYIEQQSNAYFIRGLGQVKTLDDIEKIVIKNINGTPVLIRDVALVQFGKATRYGAVTRNGKGEVVAGVTLMLKGENFNQVSKNVKERMAQIQKTLPEGVIIEPFIDRSELVGRAIGTVEKNLIEGGLIVILILVLLLGNLRAGLVVASVIPLAMLFALCMMRLFGVSGNLMSLGAIDFGLIVDGAVIIVEAIVHRITLSRKHHQGLEKLTQEQMDSEVYGAASKIRNSAAFGEIIIMIVYLPILALAGIEGKMFIPMAQTVAFAILGAFILSLTYVPMMSALCLSKKTEHKRNISDKIMDFLQRVYSPVLELALRFKKSLIAIFALLFLVSIWIFNTIGGEFIPTLEEGDLTVEISMMQGASLSQTVETFTVAEGMLKKKFPEIRQIVTRIGSAEIPTDPMPIEKGDMMLQMKDKKEWTSADSREEIQEKIEEVLSVLPGVKVEVTQPMQMRFNELMTGIRQDVAIKIFGDDLDELAKQAKIVGTLIAPVEGVTEPTIEKVTGLPQIVVEYDRNKIAQYGLSISDVNMVLNTAFAGNVAGVVFEKEMRFDMVVRLNSNLRTDIHNIENLYVPLPSGSKIPLNCKFRLY; encoded by the coding sequence ATGTTAGACAAGATAATTGCGTTCAGCATAAAAAACAAAATCATCATAGCAATGATGACACTAGCACTTGTAATTGCAGGTATTTACAGTGCTGTAAAATTGCCCATTGATGTGATTCCTGATATTAGCAACAACCAGGTACAGGTTATTACATTAGCTCCCTCTATGGGTGCTCAGGAAGTAGAGCAATATATTACTGCTCCTATTGAGTTAGCGACAGGTAACATTCCCAATGTTACTGAAAAAAGATCAATATCAAGATCGGGTTTGTCGGTTGTAACTTTGGTTTTCAAAGATGAAACTGATGTATATTGGGCTCGTCAACAAGTAGGGGCGCAACTTAAGGAAGTAGAAGGGCAAATAACCAAAGATATGGGAGAACCAATGCTTGCCCCTATTACAACAGGTCTTGGAGAAATATATCACTATGTTATTCATACGAAACCAGGGTATGAAAAAAAGTATTCCGCCACAGATTTGCGTACCATTCAGGATTGGATTGTAAAACGACAAATGGCGGGTGTTGAGGGCCTGGCAGAAGTAAGCGGTTGGGGAGGCTATATAAAACAGTATGAAATTGCATTAGATAATGATAGGCTTAATGCTATGAATATTACAATTTCTGAAATATATGAAGCCCTTGAAAAAAATAATGCAAATACTGGCGGGTCATATATAGAACAACAAAGCAATGCTTATTTTATTCGGGGTTTAGGCCAAGTTAAAACTTTGGATGATATTGAAAAAATAGTCATTAAAAATATTAATGGTACTCCTGTCCTTATTCGTGATGTGGCATTAGTGCAGTTTGGAAAGGCTACCCGTTACGGGGCAGTTACCCGAAATGGTAAGGGCGAAGTAGTAGCTGGTGTCACGCTAATGCTCAAAGGCGAAAATTTTAACCAAGTTAGCAAAAATGTAAAGGAACGCATGGCACAGATTCAAAAAACACTTCCTGAAGGAGTGATCATTGAGCCTTTTATAGACCGCTCTGAATTAGTGGGCAGAGCTATTGGCACGGTTGAGAAAAACCTGATTGAAGGAGGTTTGATTGTTATTTTGATTTTAGTTTTACTTCTAGGAAATCTTCGAGCTGGATTAGTTGTCGCTTCCGTAATACCTCTTGCAATGCTTTTTGCATTATGCATGATGAGGCTTTTCGGTGTTTCAGGAAATCTTATGAGCTTAGGTGCTATTGATTTTGGGTTAATTGTTGACGGTGCAGTAATTATAGTTGAAGCAATAGTGCATCGAATAACATTAAGTCGTAAGCACCATCAAGGTTTAGAAAAACTAACCCAAGAACAGATGGACTCTGAGGTTTATGGTGCTGCTTCCAAAATAAGAAACAGCGCAGCGTTTGGAGAAATCATTATCATGATTGTTTACCTACCGATTTTAGCCCTTGCAGGTATTGAAGGAAAAATGTTTATTCCAATGGCGCAAACAGTAGCATTTGCAATTCTGGGAGCATTTATTCTTTCGCTGACTTATGTTCCAATGATGTCAGCGTTATGCCTTAGTAAAAAAACAGAGCATAAAAGAAACATTTCAGATAAGATTATGGATTTCTTACAGCGTGTTTATTCCCCTGTGCTTGAACTTGCATTGAGGTTTAAAAAATCTTTAATAGCTATATTTGCACTTTTATTTTTAGTTAGTATATGGATTTTCAATACTATTGGAGGAGAATTTATCCCAACCCTTGAGGAAGGTGATTTAACAGTGGAAATATCAATGATGCAGGGAGCCTCACTATCGCAAACAGTTGAAACTTTCACTGTAGCAGAAGGAATGCTGAAAAAGAAATTTCCTGAAATTAGACAAATTGTAACGCGTATTGGTAGTGCCGAAATCCCTACAGATCCAATGCCTATTGAAAAAGGCGATATGATGCTGCAAATGAAGGACAAGAAAGAATGGACTAGTGCTGATTCACGTGAGGAAATACAAGAGAAAATTGAAGAAGTTTTGTCTGTATTGCCTGGTGTCAAAGTTGAAGTAACCCAGCCAATGCAAATGCGATTTAATGAATTAATGACAGGAATACGACAAGATGTCGCTATAAAAATATTTGGAGACGATCTTGACGAGTTAGCAAAACAAGCAAAAATTGTCGGTACATTAATAGCACCTGTAGAAGGTGTGACCGAACCGACCATTGAAAAGGTAACTGGTTTACCACAAATAGTTGTCGAGTACGATCGCAACAAAATTGCACAATATGGCTTATCCATTTCTGATGTCAATATGGTTTTAAATACTGCCTTTGCAGGAAATGTTGCTGGTGTTGTTTTTGAAAAAGAAATGCGCTTCGATATGGTGGTGCGTCTAAATAGTAATTTGCGTACAGATATACACAATATTGAAAACCTCTACGTTCCTTTGCCTTCAGGGAGTAAGATTCCACTAAACTGCAAATTCCGGTTATATTGA
- the istA gene encoding IS21 family transposase: protein MANKITDMSKIRKVIKFYCNGKSKLFISSYLSLSRNTVKKYISLFEVLGLSFELIDQKTDAELELLFSQTSVEAIGPRLQTLYDFFPKMERELKKVGVTVQHMWEQYIAVNPDGYRTSQFHYHYNIWGKRVNPVMHMNHKAGDKMYVDYAGKTLSIIDIDTGEVKEVQFFVAILGASQYTYAEASMSQQKENFVDSVENAMRFFEGTPAAIVPDNLKSAVIKSSRFEPTINETLADLAEHYETTILPARAYRPRDKSLVEGAVKILYRRIYVTIKETKFFSLEELNQQIWDLLDSHNNRKLTGRPYSRFELFLEDEKEKLRPLPQDRFEIKYQSFATVMQNGHVQLSQDKNYYSVPYQYVKKKAKLLYTKSTVEIYYKYNRIAVHPRNYKPYVYTTTPEHLASTHQFVAQWSAARFIEWANNIDESVGEYIMQIIESRNHPEQAYKSCLGILNFEKKVGRQRLINACRRALDFKIYNFKTIQNILENNLDHIDFDQEPEQELPDHSNIRGKHYYN, encoded by the coding sequence ATGGCAAACAAAATAACAGACATGAGTAAAATTAGAAAAGTAATTAAATTCTATTGTAATGGAAAGAGTAAGTTATTTATAAGTAGCTACTTATCCCTTTCAAGAAATACGGTAAAGAAATATATTTCTTTATTTGAAGTTCTCGGATTAAGCTTTGAATTAATCGACCAAAAAACCGATGCAGAGCTGGAACTTTTATTCTCCCAGACTAGTGTAGAGGCCATTGGCCCGAGATTACAGACACTTTATGATTTTTTTCCTAAAATGGAACGTGAACTAAAAAAAGTTGGCGTTACCGTACAGCATATGTGGGAACAATATATTGCTGTAAATCCTGATGGTTATCGAACTTCACAATTTCATTATCACTACAATATATGGGGCAAACGAGTTAATCCGGTCATGCATATGAACCATAAGGCTGGTGATAAAATGTATGTTGATTATGCCGGAAAGACACTCTCAATTATTGATATAGATACCGGAGAAGTCAAGGAAGTACAATTTTTTGTAGCAATATTAGGCGCTAGCCAATACACGTATGCTGAAGCTTCCATGAGCCAGCAAAAGGAAAACTTTGTTGACTCAGTAGAGAATGCCATGCGCTTTTTTGAAGGTACTCCTGCTGCCATTGTTCCGGATAATTTAAAATCTGCAGTAATAAAAAGCAGTCGTTTTGAACCGACAATCAATGAAACCCTGGCTGATTTAGCAGAACACTACGAAACTACCATTTTACCTGCCAGAGCTTACAGGCCCAGAGACAAATCATTAGTTGAAGGAGCTGTTAAGATATTATATCGAAGGATTTATGTAACCATAAAAGAAACCAAGTTCTTTTCTCTGGAAGAATTAAACCAGCAGATCTGGGATTTACTTGACTCTCATAATAACAGAAAACTAACAGGACGGCCTTATTCCCGCTTTGAATTATTTTTAGAAGACGAAAAAGAAAAACTACGTCCACTGCCACAAGATCGTTTTGAAATTAAATATCAATCTTTTGCAACAGTAATGCAAAACGGTCATGTTCAATTAAGCCAGGACAAAAACTATTACAGCGTTCCGTATCAATATGTAAAAAAGAAAGCAAAGCTGTTATATACCAAATCAACGGTAGAGATTTATTATAAATACAATCGAATAGCTGTACATCCAAGAAACTACAAACCTTATGTCTATACAACAACCCCTGAGCATTTAGCAAGTACACATCAATTTGTAGCTCAATGGAGTGCTGCCCGCTTCATTGAATGGGCTAATAATATTGATGAGTCAGTGGGAGAATATATAATGCAGATAATCGAAAGCAGAAATCATCCGGAACAGGCTTATAAAAGTTGTTTAGGAATACTGAATTTTGAAAAAAAGGTAGGCAGACAGCGATTAATAAATGCCTGCAGGCGGGCACTTGATTTTAAAATTTACAATTTTAAGACCATACAAAATATTTTAGAAAACAACTTGGATCATATTGATTTTGATCAAGAACCTGAGCAGGAACTTCCCGATCACAGTAACATAAGAGGAAAACACTATTATAACTAA